Within Topomyia yanbarensis strain Yona2022 chromosome 2, ASM3024719v1, whole genome shotgun sequence, the genomic segment CACTCTCCATCGCTTTGCAGTGGTGGGCCTTGTCCCCACTTAGTTAGCACATCCGCAATGTTGAGTTTTGTCGGGATCCATCGCCAGTCTTTCACATTCGTAAGCTCCCAAATTTCTCCTACTCGGAATGCAACAAACTGTTTATATTTGTGTTGGTCTGAACGAAGCCAACTGCACACGGTACGAGAATCTGTCCAGAAAACAGTACGAGCGATCTTATGGGTGTGTGTGCTCAAGATTGTTTGTGATAGCCGAGCCCCCAAAACCGCACCCATCAGCTCCAAACGGGGAATTGACTGGCGTTTCAGAGGTGCTATCTTTGCTCTAGACATAATAAGACTGCATCGTACTACACCTCGAGCGACCACACGCAAATACGCCGCGCAACCGTACGCAAGGTCGCTGGCATCGGTAAAGATGTGTACCTCCAACGACTCAATTTCGTCGGTTTTGGCCTCGCCGATGTAACAACGTGGTATCCGTATTGCTTCCACATCAGACAGGAGATCGGTCCAGCGCTTCCATAGGTCCCAGCAATCGGAATCGATTTCTTGATCCCAGTCGCATTTCGAACGCCACAGATGCTGAATAATAATTTTGCCGTGGCTAGTGAACGGAGACAGCAACCCGAGTGGATCAAAGAATCCCATCACACAGCTTGCGACCAGTCGTTTTGTTGGTCGTTTGCCTTCGTACAGGTATTCCAACAACTCCTCGCGATGTCGTGTAGAGAATGAAAACTCATCCGTTTCCGGATTCCATATAACTCCTAGAACCCGCTCTTGGAATGTTTCCTTATCGCGGTTGAAGTGTACCGGTGCGACGGGTTTCTCCTCTCCCAGGCACTTAAGAAATTCCGGTGAGTTGGATACCCAGTTACGAATCTCGAAACCGCCCTTCGTGTGCACCAAGCGGATCTCTGTTGCCAGCTTTGCTGCAGCTTCAACCGTGTCGGTACTGTCGAAGTAGTCATCTACGTAATGTCGGTTTATGATAGCCGCAGCCGCTTTTGGATACTGGACGGCTAGCTCCTCGGCATTTCGATTTTTAACGAATTGAGCCGAGCACGGAGAGCTAGTCGCGCCAAATGTTGCTACGTCCATTACATAGACACTTGGGGGATCGTCTGAAGACTTTCTGAAGATGAAACGCTGTGCTTGTTTATCCTCGGCACGGATTTTCAGCTGATGGAACATCTCTTTTAGATCCCCGCCGAATGCTATTCGTCGTTCACGAAAACCGATGATGACCTTCACCAACGGAACAAGTAAGTCTGGCCCTTTAAGCAGTTGTGAATTGAGTGAGACTCCTTGTACGGTTGCTGCAGCGTCCCATACAAGCCGTATCTTATCAGGTTTTTTCGGGTTTCGGACGACGTTGAGCGGGAGGTACCAGACCTTTTCAGGTGCAGTCTGGGCCAACTCGTCGGCAGTAGCTAGGTGTGCATAACCTTTTCGCTGGTACTCGTCTATCTGCATGTTAACGTTCGCGCATAATGTCGGATTCTTTTCCAATCGTTTCTCTAGCTGCTTCAATCGTCGCAATGCCATGGGATAACTGTTTGGGAAGTGTGGATCATCGGTCTTCCATAAAAGTCCGGTTTCGAAACGCTCGCAGACTCGTTTTGTAGTGTGCTCGAGTATTTTCCGTGCCCGTCTGTCTTCCTCCGTTTCCCGTGGTACTATTACAACCGACTCTTCTAGCGCGTAGTGGCTTCTGAGTAATTCATGCAGATCTTCGTTGGTAATCTCCTTGTGATAACCGAGGTAATTACCCACTGAAGCTGTAATAGGGTTTTTTGGCCCGTAAACCGTCCATCCGAGGTTGCATTTTACTGCGATGGGATCTACAGGTGTGCCCATTTTAGCTTCCAGCGGAGCAAATGAATGGATGTTGTTCAACCCAATGAGCAACTCCGGCTGTCCATCGTAAGACTCGATTGTCAAACCCTGCATATGTTTTAACTGTGCGATAAGTTCCTGGGAGTCCAATTTTTGGTACGGCAATGTCAGCTTTCCTAccgtgcgaacattgtgtaacagaAGCTTGTTACCTGCGCTTACTCCGACACCCGATACCCAAATATTCATTCGTCTCGATTCCTTCTCTTCGCGTGTCACGTCAGCCGTCCATCTAATCGTCAGCCGTTCCTTTACACCAACGATGCCTAGCCGGTCAGCTACTCTTTTCTCTAATAACGTGACAGAGGCGCCTTCGTCTAGAAACGCTAGCACCGTTACCGATTGAATACCCCACTGTAGCTGGACCGGAACCATCCGAAACAAGATTTTCGAATTCGATCGGATATGCGCGCTCATACCGACCACATTTCCGACCGGATGCATTAGCGGGTTATGGCGCTCCCTACATTCTCCTACGTTACAGCGGATTTTGAACTTGCACTGTCCGCTGTGCTCGTTTAGGCATACGATGCAGAGATTTTCACGGGTTGCTAGCTTCAGTCGGTCGGCATAATCGATTTTCCTGAAGTCCTCACAATACCTCAAGCGATGATCCGTCCTTTCGCACATTTTGCATGGCTTCAGTTTTCCCGGGTCGCTTGAACCTGCAATCGAGGTACCAGTTTCGCTGTGGCTGTATAACGCGCCTTTCTCCTTTACTCTTTTGTTTCCCGGTTGTGCCCCTCCTTTGCGCTGGAGCGCCGGTTGCATGTCGACATCTACATCGCACGCATCATCGACGATATCCATCAGGAAATCTGTCAGTGTTCGCAATGTTGGCTCTCCTGAAGCGTGGATTCGTTGATAGTGAATCCAATCACGCTTGTCGCGGTCTGGTATCTTTGCAACCAGAGATTTTATTAGCAGCGGGTTGACAAGGTGTTGTCGTAGTCCTGCGGCCTCGAGATGTTCGCAGAGTTGTTCCACAGTGTTTC encodes:
- the LOC131681055 gene encoding uncharacterized protein LOC131681055; this translates as MSDLPHDTPSDFESASQMDLTSTPCGICGPSTCGEQMIGCDGCLKWFHTRCVGVKEDSIPDKWYCQSKACRKQAQEYQQKRKDAKRRESDKSSVGTLAGTSSVEQRLKALEEKQKRQTEMMLQQKERMMQRAFERKKMEMEMRRREEDEEEEKAWQVEMLQRKKAQIERMKANRQAFENKMAELDDELKALAVMKGASKTDDYSSQAHCSSRVGKMCEDESDSDNYSDHQSQYSRRLSDKKENNTPPTSPRMKEKVVEDSQYGLKQAQTRPTKAQMAARKGLTTKLPKFSGKPKQWPLFYASYKASNETCGYMNHENLVRLQECLEGRALELVSGQLLLPESVPRVIEKLHRHYGRPEQLLQEFLNQIDELEPPKPDNLRSFIPFGNTVEQLCEHLEAAGLRQHLVNPLLIKSLVAKIPDRDKRDWIHYQRIHASGEPTLRTLTDFLMDIVDDACDVDVDMQPALQRKGGAQPGNKRVKEKGALYSHSETGTSIAGSSDPGKLKPCKMCERTDHRLRYCEDFRKIDYADRLKLATRENLCIVCLNEHSGQCKFKIRCNVGECRERHNPLMHPVGNVVGMSAHIRSNSKILFRMVPVQLQWGIQSVTVLAFLDEGASVTLLEKRVADRLGIVGVKERLTIRWTADVTREEKESRRMNIWVSGVGVSAGNKLLLHNVRTVGKLTLPYQKLDSQELIAQLKHMQGLTIESYDGQPELLIGLNNIHSFAPLEAKMGTPVDPIAVKCNLGWTVYGPKNPITASVGNYLGYHKEITNEDLHELLRSHYALEESVVIVPRETEEDRRARKILEHTTKRVCERFETGLLWKTDDPHFPNSYPMALRRLKQLEKRLEKNPTLCANVNMQIDEYQRKGYAHLATADELAQTAPEKVWYLPLNVVRNPKKPDKIRLVWDAAATVQGVSLNSQLLKGPDLLVPLVKVIIGFRERRIAFGGDLKEMFHQLKIRAEDKQAQRFIFRKSSDDPPSVYVMDVATFGATSSPCSAQFVKNRNAEELAVQYPKAAAAIINRHYVDDYFDSTDTVEAAAKLATEIRLVHTKGGFEIRNWVSNSPEFLKCLGEEKPVAPVHFNRDKETFQERVLGVIWNPETDEFSFSTRHREELLEYLYEGKRPTKRLVASCVMGFFDPLGLLSPFTSHGKIIIQHLWRSKCDWDQEIDSDCWDLWKRWTDLLSDVEAIRIPRCYIGEAKTDEIESLEVHIFTDASDLAYGCAAYLRVVARGVVRCSLIMSRAKIAPLKRQSIPRLELMGAVLGARLSQTILSTHTHKIARTVFWTDSRTVCSWLRSDQHKYKQFVAFRVGEIWELTNVKDWRWIPTKLNIADVLTKWGQGPPLQSDGEWFTGIAFLYLPQYQWPSEEATFDETEEEVRGAILFHGLIDAEVVSRWTRLLRVTASVIRFVANCRRKQKGEPIMTSQATAKQQKMIDRIVMKCATVQGPLTKEEFQQAEVLLWRQVQWDSFPDEMSALSNNLKRQPGEPLEAVKKGSCIYKSSPILDEEGVLRMDGRMTNANECSFDKRHPIILSRSHEITQKLIQHHHEEFGHANSETVFNEMRQRFQIPKLRPAIKSVVKRCVWCKVNKCRPRAPRMAPLPVERVSSSMRPFSSVGIDYLGPLEVMIGRRKEKRWVAIFTCLAVRAVHLEVVHSLTTESCRMAISRFRSRFGKPNHIFSDNATCFRGTNNEVVKWRR